One genomic segment of Trichocoleus sp. FACHB-46 includes these proteins:
- a CDS encoding DUF4394 domain-containing protein, translating into MKLQTISTVVVALATASAVNLSISANAAAAFQLTGLTANNQLLLFDSATPGATKNVQVTGVEGTLLGIDRRPLNNLIYGLTNTNNIYTINPFTGAATFVSTLSTAFIGGFTSGVDFNPVPDRLRVVGGNGQNFRINVDTGAVIVDGAINPGDPDITAVAYTNADNDLATGTTLYDIDAALAQLFIQNPPNNGTLAPVGSLGVGAIAPVGGFDILTTNGANTGFAALTVSNRTKLFTIDLSSGAATEVGRIGNGRTPLVGLTASAAAVPEPTTMAGLALVGAGLISTRRKLKKTT; encoded by the coding sequence ATGAAACTTCAGACAATCAGCACTGTAGTCGTCGCCTTAGCAACCGCTAGCGCTGTAAATTTATCCATCTCTGCCAATGCTGCGGCTGCTTTTCAACTAACAGGTTTGACCGCGAACAACCAGCTACTGCTGTTTGACTCGGCGACTCCTGGTGCCACGAAAAATGTGCAAGTGACAGGAGTTGAGGGGACGTTGTTGGGGATCGATCGCCGCCCCCTCAATAATCTGATCTATGGTCTGACGAATACCAATAATATCTACACGATCAACCCATTCACAGGTGCGGCAACGTTTGTCAGTACGCTGTCAACTGCTTTCATAGGTGGCTTTACGTCTGGGGTGGATTTCAATCCCGTTCCCGATCGGCTGCGGGTCGTCGGTGGCAACGGTCAGAACTTCCGCATTAACGTAGACACAGGAGCTGTGATTGTTGATGGAGCAATCAATCCTGGTGATCCTGACATCACAGCTGTTGCCTACACCAACGCAGACAATGATCTAGCGACCGGAACCACACTATATGACATTGATGCAGCGCTAGCTCAATTGTTCATTCAGAATCCGCCTAATAATGGTACCCTAGCGCCAGTCGGTTCCCTCGGTGTTGGAGCGATCGCTCCAGTGGGAGGATTTGACATCTTGACTACTAACGGAGCGAACACTGGTTTCGCTGCATTAACAGTTAGCAATCGCACCAAGTTGTTTACGATTGACTTAAGTTCTGGAGCCGCAACGGAAGTGGGGAGGATCGGCAATGGTAGAACGCCTTTAGTCGGGCTAACTGCCTCTGCAGCAGCTGTGCCTGAACCCACAACAATGGCAGGATTAGCGCTAGTGGGAGCAGGCTTGATCTCTACCCGCCGCAAACTGAAGAAGACAACATAG
- a CDS encoding PDDEXK nuclease domain-containing protein translates to ICDRYRAVGRDGDRSITSWISLFGIILLVKKDGTMHRLEHMQKFLLELGVGFAFVGSQYRLEVEGDEFFVDLLFYHLALSCFLVIELKTTDFKPEYSGQINSYVNVIDSKLRRPTDNPTIGIILCRSRKKSIVEYALRGMSQPISVSTYRTTAALPDEFKTKLPSIEDLQHEIEVVAAVVEEFGQGMEA, encoded by the coding sequence AAATTTGCGATCGCTATAGGGCAGTCGGGAGAGATGGCGATCGCTCAATCACATCCTGGATAAGCCTTTTCGGAATTATTTTACTTGTAAAGAAAGATGGGACAATGCATAGGCTTGAACATATGCAAAAGTTTTTGCTTGAGCTAGGTGTTGGCTTCGCCTTCGTGGGGAGCCAATATCGGCTTGAAGTTGAGGGGGATGAGTTTTTTGTGGATCTCCTCTTCTATCATCTTGCTCTCAGTTGTTTTCTGGTAATCGAGTTAAAAACGACTGATTTCAAGCCTGAGTACTCGGGACAAATTAACTCCTATGTAAATGTGATCGACAGTAAGTTACGCCGTCCTACTGATAATCCAACAATTGGGATAATCCTTTGTCGTTCCAGGAAAAAGTCTATTGTTGAATATGCACTTCGCGGGATGAGTCAGCCGATAAGCGTCTCGACGTATCGAACCACGGCTGCATTACCTGACGAGTTTAAGACAAAGCTGCCTTCTATCGAAGACCTGCAGCATGAAATTGAGGTTGTGGCTGCTGTGGTTGAGGAATTTGGTCAAGGCATGGAAGCTTAG